From a single Candidatus Lernaella stagnicola genomic region:
- a CDS encoding DUF697 domain-containing protein, translated as MEIKWGKINQKAKAVFESVEKAVASVEDVLRDELQEERNKRAPVRRVILAYSGAAAAAAANPIPFSSLALLTPIHVAMVLHVGQRMGHDISVENAAKVFKQILGAVGLSIAARIATGALIKIGLPVVGGVLRTPVVFALTYGLGRVAEEYFERKNEGLDFDVQAARRLFEEAIREGRVEGAFAEQQKQDRQEATGETKKGRAAKKTAASGKSAAKKKTATKKKTATKKKKA; from the coding sequence ATGGAAATTAAGTGGGGAAAAATCAACCAAAAGGCGAAAGCCGTATTCGAGTCCGTGGAAAAGGCCGTGGCGTCGGTCGAGGACGTCCTGCGCGATGAACTTCAAGAGGAACGCAACAAGCGCGCCCCGGTCCGTCGTGTCATTCTCGCCTACAGCGGCGCGGCTGCGGCCGCCGCAGCCAATCCAATACCCTTTTCTTCGTTGGCGTTGTTGACGCCGATACACGTCGCCATGGTGCTGCACGTCGGGCAACGGATGGGACACGACATCTCGGTGGAAAACGCCGCCAAGGTATTCAAGCAGATTCTCGGCGCGGTCGGTCTATCGATTGCCGCGCGCATCGCCACCGGCGCGCTGATCAAAATCGGCCTGCCGGTCGTCGGGGGTGTGTTGCGCACGCCGGTCGTGTTCGCGCTGACCTACGGGCTGGGTCGAGTCGCCGAGGAGTACTTCGAACGCAAGAACGAGGGTTTGGACTTCGACGTACAAGCGGCGCGCCGCCTTTTTGAAGAAGCGATTCGTGAGGGGCGAGTGGAGGGGGCCTTCGCCGAGCAGCAAAAACAAGATCGCCAAGAGGCAACCGGCGAAACGAAGAAAGGACGCGCCGCGAAAAAGACGGCCGCTTCGGGGAAATCAGCCGCGAAGAAGAAAACCGCGACGAAGAAGAAAACTGCGACGAAGAAGAAAAAAGCCTGA
- a CDS encoding NAD(P)/FAD-dependent oxidoreductase: protein MHGGTHSEVAIVGAGPAGAHLARRLAEAGVRVRLFDPQVPWEKPCGGGITHKAWSMFPVLRHEDLPRNEVYHSLQISPHRRFFVIDEGDALVITSRRALGEVMLGEATAAGADFVPLRVSNVARDDHRVRLLTDAGEFTADYIVGADGVRSMVREAFLGKLPRGRTLGAICRFYEGGPEDPTLIRITTQPGYAWAFARHDCLAVGAGSMQHGFDLNGALADFMRDFFPDRQPLGPPQGALLPYMHDLSAYRESRSGKDWAVIGDAGGFVDTLTGEGIIYAVWSADLLANAFLAGRPQTYDRAWRKAFGPHLLTGAYVARYVFKPRFIDNFFAAITVCPALRDMFMDYIWNLPPYPVLLRRALVTMPRILRQWRDFRRRGGVIERSRLAPFEALEGHVNLRLDE from the coding sequence ATGCACGGCGGAACCCATAGCGAGGTGGCCATTGTCGGGGCCGGACCGGCCGGGGCGCACTTGGCGCGTCGCTTGGCCGAGGCCGGAGTGCGGGTGCGTTTGTTCGATCCGCAGGTGCCGTGGGAGAAGCCGTGCGGCGGCGGCATCACGCACAAGGCGTGGTCCATGTTTCCGGTTTTGCGGCACGAGGATTTGCCGCGCAACGAGGTCTACCACTCGCTGCAGATATCCCCCCACCGACGTTTTTTTGTCATCGACGAAGGCGACGCGCTGGTGATCACCTCCCGCCGCGCGCTGGGCGAAGTCATGCTCGGCGAAGCCACCGCGGCCGGCGCCGATTTCGTGCCGCTGCGGGTCTCAAACGTGGCGCGTGACGATCACCGCGTCCGACTGCTGACCGACGCGGGCGAATTCACCGCCGACTACATCGTCGGGGCCGACGGCGTGCGGTCGATGGTGCGCGAGGCGTTCTTAGGCAAGTTGCCCCGCGGGCGCACGCTGGGAGCGATCTGCCGATTTTACGAAGGCGGCCCCGAGGATCCCACGCTGATTCGCATCACGACGCAGCCCGGCTACGCCTGGGCGTTTGCGCGCCACGATTGTCTCGCCGTGGGAGCGGGATCGATGCAGCACGGCTTTGATTTGAACGGCGCGCTGGCCGACTTCATGCGCGATTTCTTCCCGGATCGTCAGCCGCTCGGGCCGCCGCAGGGCGCGCTCCTGCCCTACATGCACGACCTGAGCGCGTATCGCGAGAGCCGCTCGGGCAAGGATTGGGCCGTCATCGGCGACGCGGGCGGCTTCGTCGACACACTCACGGGCGAGGGGATCATTTACGCGGTGTGGTCGGCCGACTTGCTGGCGAACGCGTTTCTCGCCGGGCGTCCGCAAACCTACGATCGTGCTTGGCGCAAGGCGTTCGGCCCGCACCTGCTCACGGGCGCATACGTGGCCCGCTACGTGTTCAAGCCGCGTTTCATCGACAACTTCTTCGCCGCCATCACCGTGTGCCCGGCGCTGCGCGACATGTTTATGGATTACATATGGAACCTGCCGCCGTACCCCGTGTTGCTACGCCGGGCATTGGTGACGATGCCGCGCATTCTTCGTCAATGGCGTGATTTTCGGCGTCGCGGCGGCGTCATCGAGCGATCGCGTCTTGCGCCCTTTGAGGCCTTGGAGGGGCATGTCAATCTGCGCCTTGATGAGTAG
- a CDS encoding tocopherol cyclase family protein — MTRTLVLAGGMCLLFILVGLACDTDQEASFTNDEDVEINWPSTDPNRYHWNGLTSPFFEGWFFRISVPGGGSYAFIYAVQNPGATASEPSGSHVVVFRDGGEIVEETFGVEHFAADRGRFDVTVNDNTAGANRLTGSLRDGDQLVTWNIEYEATEAWNETMGGLTNVPTLPVNWHVGALRGRATGEISWGGQTERFAGAPIFQDHNWGNYFPEGYVWMQSQEFPRRREAVALAGGDMGLEAGMFVWRRGNELIEVRAQDLDSRFTFTAVPETGVVTVDIQRGDTRYVVTGFWEDDIPATLPTPRPEGFQPFTKMALAGRMRVQELERLGGTWQLVDEVWSRGAGVEMGGHYGGFGQAN; from the coding sequence ATGACGCGTACGTTGGTGCTGGCCGGTGGTATGTGCTTGCTTTTCATCCTGGTTGGGCTTGCCTGCGACACCGACCAAGAGGCGTCCTTTACGAACGACGAAGACGTCGAGATCAATTGGCCCTCCACCGACCCGAACCGCTATCACTGGAACGGATTGACGAGCCCCTTTTTTGAAGGATGGTTTTTCCGGATTTCGGTACCCGGCGGCGGCTCGTACGCGTTTATTTACGCCGTGCAGAACCCCGGCGCAACGGCGTCGGAACCGTCCGGATCCCACGTCGTGGTCTTTCGAGACGGCGGCGAAATCGTCGAGGAAACGTTCGGAGTGGAACACTTCGCAGCCGATCGTGGTCGTTTCGATGTGACCGTCAATGATAACACGGCGGGGGCAAACCGTTTGACCGGCTCGTTGCGCGACGGCGATCAGCTCGTGACTTGGAACATCGAATACGAGGCGACGGAAGCCTGGAACGAAACCATGGGCGGATTAACTAATGTGCCGACCTTGCCGGTCAACTGGCACGTCGGCGCCTTGCGGGGACGCGCCACGGGGGAAATCTCGTGGGGCGGGCAAACCGAGCGATTCGCCGGCGCACCGATCTTTCAGGACCACAATTGGGGCAACTACTTCCCGGAAGGCTATGTCTGGATGCAAAGTCAGGAATTCCCGCGGCGTCGTGAGGCCGTGGCGCTCGCCGGCGGCGACATGGGTCTCGAAGCGGGAATGTTCGTCTGGCGGCGCGGAAACGAATTGATCGAAGTGCGGGCGCAAGACCTCGATTCACGTTTTACCTTCACCGCCGTCCCCGAAACCGGAGTCGTGACCGTTGATATCCAACGAGGCGATACGCGATATGTCGTCACGGGATTTTGGGAAGATGATATCCCGGCAACTCTGCCCACGCCGCGCCCCGAAGGTTTCCAACCGTTTACGAAGATGGCGTTGGCCGGGCGGATGCGCGTCCAAGAACTCGAGCGCCTCGGGGGGACGTGGCAACTCGTCGACGAGGTGTGGTCCCGCGGCGCCGGAGTTGAAATGGGAGGGCACTACGGGGGATTCGGCCAGGCGAATTAA
- a CDS encoding cytochrome b5 domain-containing protein translates to MKGMTRSELAEFNGQDGKPTYVAYKSKIYDLSASKKWKSGKHMLKHDGGADLTKSMDAAPHGDDVFAEFPIVAHLVTEMTHAELAEHNGQDGKPTYVAYQGKIYDVSESKKWKNGQHMMKHAAGQDLTAAMGAAPHDAAVFENFPAVGALVEEEVVDEHVTMAPWPLSTIYKNFPFVKRHSHPFAVHFPIGLILAGFLFALLHLFFGQGPHYYFERTALHLVVLGTLTAPFAVLTGMQSWWLYYGLGKTFKLMFKLIGGIIVTVVGAIIILMHVANPTVLTGELNSISYLYIGLYGAEVLLVATVGYIGGQLTFPDH, encoded by the coding sequence ATGAAAGGCATGACTCGGTCGGAGTTGGCCGAATTCAACGGGCAGGACGGCAAGCCAACCTACGTCGCCTACAAGAGTAAGATCTACGACCTCAGCGCATCCAAGAAGTGGAAGAGCGGCAAGCATATGCTCAAACACGACGGCGGCGCCGACCTGACTAAGTCCATGGATGCCGCGCCGCACGGCGATGACGTGTTCGCCGAGTTTCCCATTGTGGCGCACCTCGTAACCGAGATGACCCACGCCGAACTGGCCGAACACAACGGGCAAGACGGCAAGCCCACATATGTCGCCTACCAAGGTAAAATCTACGACGTGTCCGAATCCAAGAAATGGAAAAACGGGCAGCACATGATGAAACACGCGGCCGGGCAGGACCTCACCGCGGCGATGGGTGCGGCCCCGCACGACGCGGCGGTTTTCGAGAACTTTCCCGCCGTCGGGGCGCTCGTCGAGGAAGAAGTCGTGGACGAGCACGTCACGATGGCGCCGTGGCCGTTGTCGACGATTTACAAAAACTTCCCTTTTGTGAAGCGGCATTCGCACCCGTTCGCGGTGCATTTTCCAATCGGCCTTATCCTCGCCGGTTTTCTATTTGCGCTGCTGCACCTTTTCTTCGGGCAGGGGCCGCACTACTACTTCGAACGCACCGCGCTGCATTTGGTTGTCCTGGGCACGCTCACCGCGCCCTTCGCGGTATTGACGGGCATGCAGTCCTGGTGGCTGTACTACGGCCTCGGCAAGACCTTCAAACTGATGTTCAAGCTGATCGGCGGCATCATCGTGACGGTCGTAGGCGCGATCATCATCTTGATGCACGTGGCGAACCCGACGGTGCTGACCGGCGAACTCAACTCGATCTCTTATCTGTACATCGGCCTGTACGGCGCGGAAGTACTCTTGGTGGCGACCGTCGGCTATATCGGCGGGCAACTCACCTTCCCGGATCACTGA
- a CDS encoding coproporphyrinogen III oxidase family protein: MYLLEPILNTFYRLQMRSVMDFEIGDELPAKPPGDEPLLLYIHIPFCETLCPYCSFHRFPYERDVAAAYFDALGDELRLYRDAGFDFQSLYIGGGTPTIDLDRLGRTLELARDLFSVREISCETNPNHLVGDRLNALADLGIDRLSVGVQTFDDAILERIGRLEKYGSGAQIRDRLAVANERFQTLNVDMIFNIPTQTEATLGRDLDYLTELLPSQVTFYPLMTAPSVLAELRRTVGTVSYRREKLFFRMILERMRPDYQDSTAWCFSRRDGMVDEYVIAYDQYAAAGSGAFGYLDGTIYANTFSLDEYFEKIRAGRFSVARRKRFSRRDAINYYFLMKLFGLTLDKQAFAAKFGRSYERAMFPFPPLLRWTGSVTEDADFVRLTDRGRYYWVAAMREFFIAVDTMRDRCRTNLLEPPAGLR, from the coding sequence ATGTACTTGCTGGAACCGATCCTCAACACCTTCTACCGGCTGCAGATGCGGTCGGTCATGGACTTTGAAATCGGCGACGAGTTGCCGGCCAAGCCGCCGGGTGACGAGCCCTTGCTGCTGTACATCCACATCCCGTTTTGCGAGACGCTGTGCCCGTATTGTTCCTTTCATCGCTTCCCCTACGAGCGCGACGTCGCGGCGGCCTACTTCGATGCGCTGGGCGACGAACTGCGCTTATATCGCGACGCGGGTTTCGATTTCCAAAGCCTTTACATCGGCGGCGGCACTCCGACAATCGACCTCGACCGGTTGGGACGCACGCTGGAACTGGCGCGCGATCTCTTTTCGGTGCGGGAGATATCGTGCGAGACCAACCCCAATCACCTGGTTGGGGACCGACTGAACGCGCTGGCGGATTTGGGCATCGACCGGCTCAGCGTCGGCGTGCAGACTTTCGACGACGCCATTCTCGAACGCATCGGTCGCCTGGAGAAATACGGCAGCGGGGCGCAAATTCGCGATCGCCTCGCCGTGGCGAACGAACGCTTTCAAACGCTCAACGTCGACATGATTTTCAACATCCCCACACAAACCGAGGCGACGCTGGGCCGCGACCTCGACTACCTGACAGAGCTCCTGCCATCGCAGGTGACCTTCTATCCGCTGATGACCGCGCCCTCGGTGCTGGCCGAACTGCGGCGCACGGTAGGTACGGTGAGCTACCGGCGCGAGAAGCTTTTTTTCCGGATGATTCTCGAACGCATGCGGCCCGACTACCAGGACTCCACGGCGTGGTGCTTTTCGCGGCGCGACGGCATGGTCGACGAGTACGTCATAGCCTACGACCAATACGCCGCGGCGGGCAGCGGCGCCTTCGGTTACCTCGACGGCACGATTTACGCCAACACGTTTTCACTGGACGAATACTTTGAGAAAATTCGCGCCGGTCGCTTCTCCGTGGCGCGCCGCAAGCGTTTCTCGCGCCGCGACGCAATCAACTACTACTTCCTGATGAAGCTCTTCGGACTGACGTTGGATAAGCAAGCCTTCGCCGCCAAATTCGGACGCTCCTACGAGCGGGCGATGTTTCCCTTCCCGCCTTTGCTTCGTTGGACGGGCTCGGTGACCGAAGACGCCGATTTCGTTCGCCTGACCGACCGCGGCCGCTACTACTGGGTCGCCGCCATGCGGGAATTTTTCATCGCTGTGGATACGATGCGCGATCGCTGCCGCACCAACCTGCTCGAACCGCCTGCGGGGTTGCGCTAA
- a CDS encoding Tex family protein, which produces MSVDFAIEVASDTGLPKTGVAAALTLLAEDATIPFIARYRKEFTGSLDEVQLAQIRDRHDYLVKLAERKSTILKTIAEQGKLTDELREQIESAPDAARLEDLYLPYKPKRKTRATVAISQGLEPLADLIWAQQPIDGDLDQIAQEYVNEEKGVANVEAAWAGARDIVAGRISENADTRQAVRGLMLKEGEVVSKVAKGREKQGAKFRDYFDFSEPAAKIPSHRILAIRRGDSERHLTYEIVVDRERALDIIKKFAIRGDGGPLAEHLHLACEDAYDRLMKRSLEAGVRNKLREKADHEAIHVFAANMRKLLMAPPLGPKWTLGLDPGIRTGVKMVALDGKGDLLASTVVYPIKGKQDREEAAATVQRYCEHYRVEAIAVGNGTGGRETEAFLRGLDRDSLNDAVVVLVNESGASVYSASSVARGEFPDLDVTMRGAVSIGRRLQDPLSELVKIDPKAIGVGQYQHDVNQDDLKQALDETVQSCVNAVGVDLNTASPQLLQYVAGLNASTAQAIVDHRAKNGPFASRTQLLDVPRVGPKTFIQCAGFLRIRTSENPLDASAVHPERYELVEQIARDANTDIPALMEDTELRKQVDLERYVGDDVGLPTLKDIMTELARPGRDPRDKFDPVRFAPGVTEIAHLEDGMILEGVVTNVTDFGAFVDVGVHQDGLVHLSELAWRYVDDATKVIEVGQKVKVKVVAVDMDRKRISLSIKQTVEAPPKPERPPREQRPPRDRQGQGGGRQGDRPRPFKGDRGERGRDERKSGGKRDSDKGRRHESPFAGLFMEGDKIKMKPDPDKKKK; this is translated from the coding sequence GTGAGTGTCGATTTTGCGATCGAAGTAGCTTCTGATACCGGCCTACCGAAAACCGGTGTCGCGGCAGCGTTAACGCTCCTGGCCGAAGACGCGACGATTCCCTTCATCGCTCGGTATCGGAAGGAGTTCACCGGCAGCCTGGACGAAGTGCAGCTCGCGCAAATTCGCGATCGGCACGATTACTTGGTCAAGCTCGCCGAACGAAAATCCACGATCCTTAAAACCATCGCGGAGCAAGGCAAGCTGACCGACGAATTGCGCGAACAAATCGAAAGCGCCCCGGACGCCGCGCGCCTTGAAGACCTTTATCTGCCTTACAAACCAAAACGAAAAACTCGTGCCACCGTGGCAATCTCTCAAGGCTTGGAGCCCCTCGCCGACCTGATTTGGGCGCAACAACCCATCGACGGCGATCTGGACCAGATTGCCCAGGAATACGTCAACGAGGAAAAAGGCGTGGCGAACGTGGAGGCCGCCTGGGCGGGCGCGCGCGACATCGTCGCCGGGCGAATCAGTGAAAACGCCGACACCCGCCAAGCTGTGCGCGGACTCATGCTCAAAGAGGGCGAGGTGGTTTCAAAGGTCGCCAAGGGCCGGGAGAAGCAAGGCGCGAAATTCCGCGACTACTTCGATTTCTCCGAGCCGGCGGCGAAAATACCGAGCCACCGCATCCTGGCAATCCGGCGCGGGGATTCCGAACGACATCTGACCTACGAAATTGTCGTGGACCGCGAGCGAGCCCTGGACATCATCAAGAAATTCGCGATTCGAGGCGACGGCGGCCCGCTGGCCGAGCATTTGCATCTCGCCTGCGAAGACGCCTACGACCGCTTGATGAAACGTTCGTTGGAAGCTGGGGTGAGAAACAAACTTCGCGAAAAAGCCGACCACGAAGCGATTCACGTCTTCGCCGCCAACATGCGCAAGTTGTTGATGGCCCCGCCGTTGGGACCGAAATGGACGCTGGGTCTGGACCCGGGCATCCGCACCGGCGTGAAGATGGTCGCCCTGGACGGCAAGGGAGACTTGCTGGCCTCGACCGTCGTATATCCGATCAAAGGTAAACAGGACCGTGAGGAAGCTGCGGCGACGGTGCAACGCTACTGCGAACACTATCGCGTCGAGGCCATCGCCGTGGGTAACGGCACCGGCGGGCGCGAAACCGAAGCCTTCCTACGCGGCCTCGACCGCGATTCGCTCAACGATGCCGTCGTCGTACTCGTCAACGAAAGCGGCGCCAGCGTGTATTCCGCCAGCAGCGTGGCGCGCGGCGAATTCCCGGACTTGGACGTCACGATGCGCGGCGCGGTGAGCATCGGCCGCCGCCTCCAGGACCCGTTGTCCGAACTGGTCAAAATCGATCCGAAGGCGATCGGCGTGGGCCAATACCAACACGACGTAAACCAGGACGATTTGAAACAAGCGTTGGACGAAACGGTGCAAAGCTGCGTCAACGCGGTCGGCGTTGATCTCAACACCGCGAGCCCGCAACTGCTGCAATACGTGGCGGGGCTGAACGCGTCGACGGCGCAGGCCATTGTCGACCACCGCGCCAAAAACGGGCCCTTCGCCAGTCGCACGCAACTGTTGGACGTGCCGCGCGTCGGCCCCAAGACCTTCATCCAATGCGCCGGGTTCTTACGAATCCGCACCAGCGAAAATCCACTCGACGCCTCGGCGGTCCATCCGGAACGCTACGAGTTGGTGGAGCAGATCGCCCGCGACGCGAACACCGATATTCCCGCGTTGATGGAAGATACCGAACTACGCAAGCAAGTCGATCTGGAACGCTATGTCGGCGACGACGTCGGCCTACCGACGTTGAAAGACATCATGACCGAGTTGGCCCGCCCCGGCCGCGATCCGCGCGACAAGTTCGACCCGGTACGCTTCGCGCCCGGGGTGACGGAAATCGCCCACCTCGAAGACGGCATGATTCTAGAGGGCGTAGTGACCAACGTGACCGACTTCGGCGCATTCGTTGATGTCGGCGTGCATCAAGACGGCCTCGTGCACCTTTCGGAACTCGCCTGGCGCTATGTGGACGATGCCACGAAAGTCATCGAAGTCGGGCAAAAGGTTAAGGTCAAAGTGGTCGCCGTGGACATGGACCGCAAACGCATTTCGCTCTCGATCAAGCAAACCGTCGAGGCACCGCCCAAACCGGAACGCCCACCGAGAGAACAGCGCCCGCCACGCGACCGGCAAGGCCAAGGCGGCGGCCGACAGGGTGATCGCCCCCGTCCTTTCAAAGGGGACCGAGGAGAGCGCGGGCGCGACGAACGTAAAAGCGGCGGCAAGCGCGATAGCGACAAGGGCCGACGCCACGAAAGCCCCTTCGCGGGCCTGTTCATGGAAGGCGACAAAATCAAAATGAAGCCCGACCCGGACAAGAAGAAGAAATAG
- a CDS encoding radical SAM protein, with protein MQYETRRRFRVIIPAFPNFNIYSSIARTTTALGPVSVATVASEIPGWDVEVIDENNCRDKFCPRDKNGRPDHQRLQADRPADVVGFYASLSSTVPRVFELARFYQQAGAVTLAGGKHVDYLPEEALANGIDTVCHGEGEETTVELLQGISDRDARRNIAGISFREGDEIHRTPDRDLRTIFDHLPFPDFSLVRYANIKIYPVSRTRGCNMNCEFCSVKGKPRCATPNRTVNEIIHLIETREARKFFEASDHFTADREGTLCFCRLLGDYLEQTGVRIQMTVQVRINDARDKELLQAMKRAGINGLAIGFESPIDEELIAMKKGYLSKQMLKWTKTLKRYGFFIHGMFIFGYPHREEHRKQHPEADLSVEERTHHFKHFIRKSRIDTAQVLLAIPLPGTELRTRLAAEGRLYDLGWEYYDGQFPLYEPAGEVAPEQLQNASGQIMGKFYSFGNLWRVIINIMFYFPLMVFPAVTTLLSLRVRPLAAAFRNWYKFFFRTRAIRLGGHFIVRNWVRNFRRSDFLDRLAAAKKKLQEKSTKNTHRTPPTGVDGTHLASGS; from the coding sequence ATGCAATACGAAACCAGACGGCGCTTCCGCGTCATCATTCCCGCCTTTCCCAACTTCAACATTTACAGTTCCATTGCGCGCACGACGACGGCGTTGGGGCCGGTGTCGGTCGCCACGGTGGCGAGTGAAATTCCCGGGTGGGACGTCGAAGTTATCGACGAAAACAATTGCCGCGATAAGTTTTGCCCGCGCGACAAAAACGGACGCCCTGACCATCAACGGTTGCAGGCCGACCGTCCGGCCGACGTCGTCGGATTCTACGCGTCGCTGAGTTCGACCGTCCCGCGCGTGTTCGAATTGGCGCGATTCTACCAGCAGGCCGGCGCCGTGACGCTCGCGGGCGGCAAGCACGTGGACTACCTGCCCGAGGAAGCGTTGGCCAACGGCATCGACACCGTCTGCCATGGTGAGGGCGAGGAGACCACAGTTGAGCTTCTTCAAGGAATCAGCGACCGCGACGCCCGGCGCAATATTGCCGGCATCTCCTTCCGCGAAGGCGATGAGATACACCGCACGCCGGATCGCGATCTGCGCACGATTTTCGACCACCTGCCCTTCCCCGATTTCTCGCTGGTCCGCTACGCAAACATCAAGATCTACCCTGTAAGCCGAACCCGCGGCTGCAACATGAACTGCGAATTCTGCTCGGTGAAGGGCAAACCGCGTTGCGCCACTCCCAACCGCACCGTGAACGAAATCATCCACCTGATCGAAACGCGCGAAGCGCGGAAATTTTTCGAGGCAAGCGACCACTTCACCGCCGACCGCGAGGGCACGCTTTGTTTCTGCCGACTGCTCGGCGATTACCTCGAGCAAACCGGCGTGCGAATTCAGATGACCGTCCAGGTGCGAATCAACGACGCCCGCGACAAAGAACTACTGCAGGCCATGAAACGCGCCGGCATCAACGGCCTCGCGATCGGCTTCGAATCACCGATCGACGAAGAACTGATCGCCATGAAGAAGGGCTACCTCTCCAAGCAAATGCTCAAATGGACCAAAACCCTCAAGCGGTACGGTTTCTTCATCCACGGCATGTTCATTTTCGGCTACCCCCACCGAGAGGAACACCGGAAACAGCATCCGGAGGCCGATCTGTCGGTGGAAGAGCGTACGCACCACTTCAAGCATTTCATCCGGAAGTCGCGTATCGACACCGCGCAAGTGCTTCTGGCGATTCCGCTACCGGGCACCGAATTGCGCACCCGCCTCGCCGCCGAAGGGCGTTTGTACGATCTGGGTTGGGAGTACTACGACGGCCAGTTTCCACTGTATGAACCGGCCGGCGAGGTAGCGCCCGAACAACTGCAAAATGCCTCCGGACAAATCATGGGCAAGTTCTACAGCTTCGGGAATCTGTGGCGCGTGATCATCAACATCATGTTCTACTTCCCGCTCATGGTATTCCCGGCGGTGACGACCTTGCTTTCACTGCGCGTCCGCCCCCTCGCGGCGGCCTTTCGCAACTGGTACAAATTCTTCTTCCGCACCCGCGCCATACGATTGGGCGGACACTTCATCGTCCGGAACTGGGTCCGCAACTTCCGGCGCAGCGACTTCCTCGACAGGCTCGCCGCCGCGAAAAAGAAGCTGCAAGAAAAATCGACGAAGAACACTCATCGTACGCCGCCGACCGGCGTCGATGGCACGCACCTAGCCAGCGGTTCTTAG
- a CDS encoding amidophosphoribosyltransferase, whose translation MCGIFGLIGNEPVAARLMAGAGRLQNRGHRSTKIYTVDGKYFYNHGDTRPATIAFAEYDPRRLRGNSGIVHTRYVTSGKTSHDFLMRNIQPVFTDRPGMATCNNGDLINMYSQTQKLKEMGFSFQTEVDAKVIQATLISSLIQNKAYVYAHQKPNKWLQHLWQAVEHVQKELVGAYSVLCLMENGLLAFRGPHGIRPLSMAHRLDAEGNTIEVGFASESSVFNYFGDYHDVRDVEPGEAVWIDRQWLNPVSRVISQRREAFCFFEFVYFARPDTIMRGKRVEVIRAELGAVLAQECEDLVDDIDVVCGLPGTSVSAGQTFAHLLNKQYRNAIIKVDNRRSFQEANDSLRKKVIDEKFIFIRDFIEGQRIAIIDDSNVRGNTAKKIVARLWELGAKSVHMLYYTPPIIGPCFYGIDTPDETKLIAWNRSLEEIRELLNCTTVRYITHEGLYRGIGIDEDRLCTACITRKYPTDTAEVANRAQGRQQERDDSQEQG comes from the coding sequence ATGTGTGGTATTTTCGGACTCATCGGAAATGAACCCGTTGCCGCACGCTTGATGGCTGGAGCCGGGCGACTTCAGAACCGCGGCCATCGCAGCACGAAAATCTACACGGTCGACGGCAAATACTTCTACAACCACGGTGACACAAGGCCGGCCACGATCGCCTTTGCCGAATACGATCCGCGACGCCTGCGCGGTAACAGCGGCATTGTTCATACGCGCTACGTGACTTCCGGGAAAACATCTCACGATTTTTTGATGAGAAACATTCAGCCGGTTTTCACCGACCGTCCCGGCATGGCTACGTGCAATAACGGCGACCTGATCAACATGTACAGCCAGACGCAAAAGCTCAAGGAAATGGGTTTCTCCTTTCAGACCGAGGTGGACGCCAAGGTCATTCAGGCCACCCTGATTTCGTCGCTGATTCAGAACAAAGCCTACGTCTACGCCCACCAGAAACCAAACAAATGGCTACAGCATCTTTGGCAGGCGGTGGAACACGTTCAAAAAGAACTCGTCGGTGCCTATAGCGTCCTGTGCCTGATGGAAAACGGCTTACTTGCCTTCCGCGGTCCGCACGGAATTCGACCGCTGAGCATGGCTCACCGACTGGATGCTGAAGGCAATACTATCGAGGTCGGCTTTGCCAGCGAGTCCAGTGTTTTCAACTACTTCGGCGACTACCACGACGTGCGCGACGTGGAACCCGGTGAGGCCGTTTGGATCGACCGCCAATGGCTCAATCCGGTCAGCCGCGTCATCTCGCAGAGGCGCGAGGCGTTCTGCTTTTTCGAGTTCGTCTACTTTGCCCGGCCCGATACCATCATGCGGGGCAAACGGGTCGAAGTCATTCGCGCTGAACTCGGCGCCGTGCTCGCTCAAGAATGCGAAGACCTCGTCGACGATATCGACGTCGTTTGCGGATTGCCCGGCACCAGCGTCTCGGCAGGCCAGACCTTCGCTCACTTGCTGAACAAGCAATACCGCAACGCCATCATCAAGGTGGATAACCGGCGCAGCTTTCAAGAGGCGAACGACAGCCTGCGGAAAAAGGTGATCGACGAGAAATTCATCTTTATTCGCGACTTCATCGAAGGCCAGCGCATTGCGATCATCGACGACTCCAACGTGCGCGGCAACACCGCTAAAAAAATTGTCGCCCGGCTTTGGGAGCTCGGTGCCAAGTCCGTGCACATGCTCTATTACACGCCCCCCATCATCGGGCCGTGCTTTTATGGAATCGACACTCCGGACGAGACCAAGCTGATTGCCTGGAACCGTTCTTTGGAAGAGATTCGCGAGCTGCTTAATTGCACAACGGTGCGTTATATCACGCACGAGGGTTTGTATCGCGGCATCGGCATTGACGAAGACCGTCTTTGCACCGCCTGCATCACCCGCAAATACCCGACCGATACGGCCGAAGTCGCGAATCGCGCGCAGGGGCGGCAACAGGAACGGGACGACTCTCAAGAGCAAGGATAA